In Cycloclasticus sp., a single genomic region encodes these proteins:
- a CDS encoding VCBS domain-containing protein codes for MATNIGIVKFINGTVTAKSADGQIRTLKEGDIVFAGDVVMTGLHGVVVITLNDGRSVNLGNDVEVPFDEVSLTAFETKGGKVAFAKSPLFGPSTVPEQDEGTSFMDIPYLEPEGTPDAGHETEEIIKKFDSSLEILYTNNSEELVLSVESAIVDITIGNSNGIAAGDISVPETEQISSATFAVTSESLMSISIAGRAVSLAELKASNASNVLVTTDEGTLTVTGFDHTTGVVTYDYDPSGISKDHTGGEVLDLISIVAAYTGGVKAQASLNILITDVDSTANPDQATVTEDGVSTSTGNVITGAGDATADAVPLGAVVVGVAVGDTSAALDGSGVGVLLEGVYGSITIETNGSYTYTLNNSDPDTNALSDGDTATDVFTYTIKDTDGDLRYTTVTININGSTDIITVNAPVFDAVSYSFNYAENTPSSNVLGTVSATDDDISDTVSYSITTNVDDGLGSDVYAINSTTGEISLTAAGVASFANNFEAASNAHSVVVRATDGANNTDISVSLNETNINEAPTLDLDFNDSTVNGTGHVTSYALGQEGISIGDLDVSIIDVDSTIQSATITLTNAQTGDLLFVGLLPSGISASAYDSGTGLITLTGSGSLSDYQSAIEAVTFYNANTGASVLDRDIDIVVTDSDGANSNTASTVIGIIIVNAPVFDAVSYSFNYAENTPSSNVLGTVSATDDDISDTVSYSITTNVDDGLGNDVYAINSTTGEISLTAAGVASFANNFEAASNAHSVVVRATDGANNTDISVSLNETNINEAPTLDLDFNDSTVNGTGHVTSYALGQEGISIGDIDVSITDVDSTIQSATITLTNAQAGDLLFVGSLPSGISASAYDSGTGLITLTGSGSLSDYQSAIEAVTFYNANTGASVLDRDIDIVVTDSDGASSNTASTVISVASNSLSVSSQAVVEEGNSAIFRIELADSRVDATKIILTVSGEATAGDDFYDFGDVSRDIQYESSPGVWSDVLFDGTNYYVQIAESATLNPVTGLPYTHVDIKIKTKADALSDDNEDLILNANIDVSSSGNLAAMANTSAAASTLISELPQLFVSAPTSVTEGSDAIFEIGLSNIKITDTLVQLDLSGDFSALDYDQASFEYSTDDGATWITSNSDIQGSSLSILGDVGVAKSILVKITTITDVISESVESLVLTATTVDAGVSTFGNSASDNTTIIDPIILAINEEKDGLSTGTTSITTTVDPNFNYIKVGDGANGTVVDNGDGTLSYTAHTDFSGSDSFAFTKVDTVTGESFTATAQVNVTAIADAPIITMTINNKVVSTGVNELVNGTFDSALSADAGVDGNWYGKESPGASVKAILDAKDTTLTLTDDGSGTSSQVDLSDQWLIQNVNVPLSEDSANYSITFTMTGTGSDGQISWIGDISDGATEVIIASGLSAGTHTYAISNTATIGSNASLNAFVLSGTDISIDNVSAFSDAHVSYTYDVTIDFANSDIDGSEFIQDSISISGAPVGATFSNTSGSVGTNLGAGNWSFTQAQVEGLKITVSETVATTGSGFTLTATVTSEETVGSSTATSSAVAVKLDTVSSNDVPIIGNNTLIMANEAGFVGTLVDTIDTYFSADGGNVFSWDQDASTLPVIYVDGELVTLTYSVTGTDQGTLTGTVDGGSTTVFTVQINMADGNTTDVIYTQASELLGIKETFDGGIVLPGGGNNDTIFLGFNDASGSASGVNAIVTAHNLIEDTAAELLSPAAEHTVNTNNYYIGVNSNNMNAGQQLVFDFATIASDGDSNTTNKNDVIAMDITLFNFGSEKSGDELFITVLTGDSIATATREEIILTGDPDLTEQHYTVTSSTGGAFIGVEFLAGNESSYKLGIDSISSISYNTDFDMDLAYTITDTDGDNDSGNVVISLDGDEVIVYDASKTAIDAGDEQSSSGGVDTLVFNTDDSINFSLDHPEILNFEALDLTNDADTGLSGAHSLTSITMQDVLDLTDTGNELRVFGDNADTVTLLNEASNTWTNTGTVTEDLVAFDVYSSGAATIKIQESIIDSII; via the coding sequence ATGGCGACTAATATTGGAATTGTAAAATTTATTAACGGTACTGTTACAGCTAAATCAGCTGATGGTCAAATCCGCACTTTGAAAGAAGGTGACATTGTTTTTGCTGGTGATGTGGTGATGACGGGGTTACATGGAGTAGTGGTTATTACCTTGAACGATGGGCGATCGGTTAACTTAGGTAATGATGTTGAGGTTCCCTTTGATGAGGTGTCATTAACAGCCTTTGAAACAAAAGGGGGTAAGGTAGCCTTCGCTAAGTCGCCATTATTTGGGCCTAGTACAGTGCCTGAACAAGATGAAGGCACTAGTTTTATGGACATCCCATACCTTGAGCCTGAAGGCACTCCTGATGCAGGGCATGAGACCGAAGAAATCATTAAAAAGTTCGACTCTTCATTAGAAATACTATATACAAATAATAGCGAAGAGCTTGTTCTTAGTGTGGAGAGCGCTATTGTCGACATTACTATTGGTAACAGCAACGGCATTGCAGCGGGCGATATCAGCGTGCCTGAAACAGAACAGATTAGCAGCGCAACATTTGCAGTGACATCAGAAAGCTTAATGTCAATTTCAATTGCCGGTAGGGCCGTATCATTAGCTGAATTAAAAGCAAGCAATGCATCTAATGTTCTAGTAACAACAGATGAAGGCACGTTAACAGTTACAGGATTTGATCATACTACAGGTGTTGTTACTTATGACTATGACCCAAGTGGAATCAGTAAAGATCATACGGGTGGTGAAGTTTTAGACCTTATTTCTATTGTTGCTGCCTATACTGGTGGTGTTAAAGCACAAGCCAGTTTAAACATCTTAATTACCGATGTTGATTCGACCGCCAACCCTGATCAAGCAACCGTAACCGAAGATGGTGTATCTACTTCGACAGGTAACGTTATAACAGGTGCGGGTGATGCAACTGCTGATGCAGTCCCTTTAGGGGCTGTCGTTGTAGGTGTTGCTGTTGGAGATACCTCTGCTGCACTTGATGGTTCGGGTGTAGGGGTCTTACTTGAAGGCGTATACGGCTCAATTACGATTGAGACTAATGGAAGTTATACCTATACGTTAAACAACTCTGACCCTGATACGAATGCATTATCAGATGGCGATACAGCCACAGATGTATTCACATACACCATTAAAGATACAGATGGCGATTTAAGGTACACCACGGTAACTATAAATATTAATGGCTCGACAGATATTATTACCGTGAACGCGCCTGTGTTTGATGCTGTTAGTTATTCTTTTAACTATGCTGAGAACACTCCCTCCTCTAATGTATTAGGCACCGTCTCTGCTACCGATGACGATATTAGCGATACGGTTAGCTATAGTATTACGACCAACGTCGACGATGGTTTGGGTAGCGATGTTTATGCGATCAATAGCACGACAGGTGAAATTAGCTTAACAGCCGCAGGTGTAGCATCCTTTGCTAACAACTTTGAAGCCGCTAGCAATGCACACAGCGTTGTTGTTAGAGCAACAGATGGTGCTAACAATACTGATATAAGTGTTTCACTTAATGAGACTAATATAAATGAAGCGCCAACGCTTGATTTAGACTTTAATGATTCAACCGTCAATGGCACCGGTCACGTCACATCGTATGCGCTTGGGCAGGAAGGTATCAGCATCGGCGACCTTGATGTCTCTATAATCGATGTGGATAGTACGATCCAAAGCGCAACGATTACACTTACGAATGCTCAAACAGGTGATTTACTTTTTGTAGGATTACTACCAAGCGGAATCAGTGCAAGTGCTTATGACTCGGGAACCGGCCTTATTACACTAACGGGCAGCGGGTCATTATCAGATTATCAATCAGCTATTGAAGCGGTAACATTTTATAACGCCAATACTGGGGCGAGCGTGCTTGATCGTGATATTGATATTGTCGTAACTGACAGCGATGGCGCAAACTCAAATACAGCAAGTACGGTAATAGGTATTATTATCGTGAACGCGCCTGTGTTTGATGCTGTTAGTTATTCTTTTAACTATGCTGAGAACACTCCCTCCTCTAATGTATTAGGCACCGTCTCTGCTACCGATGACGATATTAGCGATACGGTTAGCTATAGTATTACGACCAACGTCGACGATGGTTTAGGTAACGATGTTTATGCGATCAATAGCACGACAGGTGAAATTAGCTTAACCGCCGCAGGTGTAGCATCCTTTGCTAACAACTTTGAAGCCGCTAGCAATGCACACAGCGTTGTTGTTAGAGCAACAGATGGTGCTAACAATACGGATATAAGTGTTTCACTTAATGAGACTAATATAAATGAAGCGCCAACGCTTGATTTAGACTTTAATGATTCAACCGTCAATGGCACCGGTCACGTCACATCGTATGCGCTTGGACAGGAAGGTATCAGCATCGGAGATATTGACGTTTCTATAACCGATGTGGACAGTACTATTCAAAGCGCAACGATTACACTGACCAATGCTCAAGCAGGTGATTTACTTTTCGTAGGGTCTCTACCAAGTGGCATCAGTGCAAGTGCTTATGACTCGGGAACAGGCCTTATTACACTAACGGGCAGTGGGTCACTATCAGATTATCAATCAGCTATTGAAGCGGTAACATTTTATAACGCCAATACTGGGGCGAGCGTGCTTGATCGTGATATTGATATTGTCGTAACTGACAGCGATGGCGCAAGCTCTAATACAGCAAGCACGGTAATTAGCGTTGCAAGCAATAGCTTATCTGTTTCATCTCAAGCGGTGGTTGAAGAAGGTAATTCTGCTATTTTTAGAATTGAGTTAGCTGACAGTAGAGTTGATGCGACAAAAATAATCCTTACTGTCTCTGGAGAAGCGACAGCCGGTGATGATTTTTATGATTTTGGTGATGTATCACGCGATATTCAATATGAAAGCTCGCCAGGTGTTTGGTCAGACGTGTTATTCGACGGTACAAACTATTATGTACAGATAGCGGAGTCTGCAACATTAAATCCTGTAACCGGACTTCCGTATACGCATGTTGATATTAAAATCAAAACAAAAGCGGACGCCCTATCTGATGATAATGAAGATTTGATACTAAACGCTAATATTGATGTTTCTTCATCTGGCAATCTAGCTGCTATGGCAAATACATCTGCCGCAGCAAGCACACTTATCTCTGAACTTCCCCAGCTTTTTGTATCCGCACCAACATCAGTGACAGAAGGAAGTGATGCTATATTTGAAATTGGTTTAAGTAATATTAAAATAACAGATACGCTTGTTCAGCTGGACCTAAGCGGTGATTTTAGCGCGCTTGATTATGATCAAGCCTCTTTTGAATATTCTACGGATGACGGAGCAACCTGGATAACAAGTAATTCTGATATTCAAGGTTCAAGCCTCTCTATTTTAGGCGATGTAGGTGTCGCAAAATCAATCCTAGTAAAAATAACTACGATCACCGACGTTATTTCTGAAAGTGTTGAGAGTTTAGTTTTAACAGCAACGACTGTTGACGCTGGAGTATCAACTTTCGGTAACAGTGCAAGCGACAACACGACTATTATTGACCCAATTATTCTAGCAATAAACGAAGAAAAAGACGGTCTTTCAACAGGGACTACAAGCATTACGACGACCGTTGACCCTAACTTTAATTACATTAAAGTGGGCGATGGTGCAAATGGCACAGTTGTAGACAACGGTGACGGCACATTAAGCTATACAGCACATACAGATTTTTCTGGTTCAGATAGCTTTGCGTTTACTAAGGTTGATACGGTAACAGGAGAATCATTTACTGCCACAGCACAAGTCAATGTAACTGCAATTGCTGATGCTCCTATCATTACGATGACTATCAATAATAAAGTCGTATCAACAGGTGTTAATGAATTAGTAAATGGTACTTTTGATAGTGCTCTAAGTGCTGATGCCGGTGTTGATGGGAATTGGTATGGGAAGGAGTCACCTGGTGCATCAGTGAAGGCCATCCTAGATGCAAAAGATACGACACTTACCTTGACCGATGATGGTTCTGGCACCAGTAGTCAGGTTGATTTGAGCGATCAATGGCTGATTCAAAATGTAAATGTACCCTTAAGTGAAGACAGTGCAAATTACAGTATTACATTTACGATGACGGGTACTGGTAGTGATGGCCAAATATCATGGATTGGCGATATATCTGATGGTGCGACAGAAGTAATAATTGCGTCAGGGCTTTCAGCGGGTACGCATACTTATGCCATATCAAATACAGCCACGATAGGGAGTAATGCATCATTAAATGCATTTGTTTTATCCGGTACAGATATTTCTATAGATAATGTCAGTGCCTTTTCAGATGCTCATGTTTCATATACTTATGATGTTACTATTGATTTTGCTAACAGTGACATAGACGGCAGTGAATTTATTCAAGACTCCATTTCCATCAGTGGTGCACCTGTTGGCGCAACGTTTAGTAATACGTCTGGTAGCGTAGGCACAAACCTTGGAGCTGGTAATTGGAGTTTTACCCAAGCTCAAGTAGAGGGACTTAAAATAACCGTTTCAGAAACTGTAGCCACTACCGGATCTGGCTTCACACTGACTGCTACTGTTACCTCAGAGGAAACTGTCGGAAGCTCTACAGCAACAAGTAGCGCAGTGGCTGTTAAGCTTGATACAGTGTCCTCTAATGATGTTCCTATTATCGGCAACAATACTCTGATCATGGCAAATGAGGCAGGTTTTGTCGGTACGTTAGTCGATACCATTGATACTTATTTTTCAGCTGATGGCGGCAATGTATTCTCATGGGATCAAGATGCATCGACCTTGCCCGTGATTTATGTAGATGGTGAGTTAGTCACTTTAACTTATTCTGTTACAGGAACAGATCAAGGAACGCTTACCGGAACAGTCGATGGCGGCTCAACAACAGTATTTACAGTTCAAATTAACATGGCCGATGGAAATACTACCGATGTTATCTATACTCAAGCATCGGAGTTATTAGGTATCAAAGAAACATTTGATGGTGGCATTGTGCTGCCTGGCGGTGGAAATAATGACACTATATTTCTTGGTTTTAATGATGCTAGCGGTTCAGCCTCTGGTGTTAATGCCATCGTTACCGCCCATAACCTTATTGAAGATACGGCGGCTGAATTATTAAGCCCTGCGGCAGAACACACCGTTAATACCAATAATTATTATATTGGTGTTAATAGTAATAATATGAATGCAGGGCAACAGTTGGTTTTTGATTTCGCCACAATAGCTTCAGATGGGGATAGTAATACGACTAATAAAAATGATGTGATTGCAATGGACATCACCTTATTTAACTTTGGTTCAGAAAAATCAGGAGACGAGCTATTTATTACCGTTTTAACTGGAGACAGTATTGCTACAGCAACGAGAGAAGAAATTATTTTAACGGGTGACCCGGATTTAACGGAACAGCATTACACCGTAACAAGTAGCACCGGTGGTGCTTTTATTGGCGTGGAATTTCTAGCTGGTAATGAAAGTTCTTATAAGCTAGGTATAGACTCGATTAGCTCAATTAGTTACAACACTGATTTTGATATGGATTTAGCGTACACCATTACTGATACTGATGGCGATAATGATTCTGGTAACGTAGTTATAAGCCTTGATGGTGATGAAGTTATTGTCTATGACGCAAGTAAAACAGCCATTGATGCCGGCGATGAGCAGTCAAGCTCGGGGGGTGTAGACACATTAGTTTTTAATACAGACGACAGTATTAACTTCTCACTCGATCATCCTGAGATATTAAATTTTGAAGCCCTTGATTTAACTAATGATGCCGATACAGGCTTATCTGGTGCTCACTCATTAACATCTATTACGATGCAAGATGTACTGGACCTAACCGATACCGGCAATGAGTTGAGAGTTTTTGGAGACAATGCTGATACAGTAACCTTACTGAATGAAGCCAGCAATACATGGACTAATACGGGAACAGTTACTGAAGATTTAGTGGCATTCGATGTTTATAGCAGTGGCGCAGCAACCATCAAAATACAAGAAAGTATTATTGATTCGATTATCTAG
- the pal gene encoding peptidoglycan-associated lipoprotein Pal, whose product MKICKNLLTALLLSTVLAGCSMFGGDEDAGSGIAGSANGSASGGATTSGVGDGSSFSGHPLDNPSSPLSTKVIYFAFDSSAVQPQYEAVLAAHGAYLAANSNVSVIVEGHADERGTREYNVALSEKRAKTVQNLLSLQGASAHQTEAVALGEEKPVARGHDESAWHLNRRVELIYPAH is encoded by the coding sequence ATGAAAATCTGTAAGAATTTATTAACTGCTCTTTTGCTTTCAACGGTTTTAGCGGGTTGTAGTATGTTTGGTGGCGACGAAGACGCCGGCTCAGGAATAGCAGGTAGTGCGAACGGTAGTGCGAGCGGTGGTGCAACAACAAGTGGTGTTGGCGATGGCAGTAGTTTTTCAGGGCACCCGCTTGATAATCCATCAAGCCCCTTGTCAACAAAGGTTATTTACTTTGCGTTTGATAGCAGTGCGGTACAGCCTCAATACGAAGCAGTATTGGCAGCACATGGTGCGTATTTAGCTGCAAACAGCAATGTTTCAGTTATTGTTGAAGGCCATGCCGACGAACGTGGAACGCGTGAATACAACGTAGCGTTGAGTGAAAAACGTGCGAAAACGGTTCAAAATCTATTATCACTTCAAGGTGCGTCGGCTCACCAAACCGAAGCGGTAGCTCTTGGTGAAGAAAAGCCAGTTGCAAGAGGACATGATGAATCAGCTTGGCATTTAAACCGCCGTGTTGAACTTATTTACCCAGCACATTGA
- the queE gene encoding 7-carboxy-7-deazaguanine synthase QueE, translating to MSKDSLRITEIFYSLQGEGKTVGLPTTFIRLTGCPLRCGYCDTEYAFHGGETRRIDDILEEVDKQGAQYINVTGGEPLAQKRVHDLMRQLCDAGYHVSLETSGALSVSEVDQRVIKVLDVKTPGSGEMAKNLHENYQYLAKGDQVKYVICDKTDFDWSKQHMQEHELADKCEILFSPVQGQLQAVDLANWVIEEKLPVRFQIQLHKYLWGDTPGK from the coding sequence ATGTCGAAAGATAGTTTACGTATTACGGAAATTTTTTATTCACTGCAAGGGGAAGGTAAAACAGTGGGCTTGCCTACGACCTTTATCCGCCTAACGGGCTGCCCTTTGCGGTGTGGTTACTGTGATACAGAGTATGCATTTCATGGCGGTGAAACTCGCCGCATTGACGACATTCTTGAAGAAGTTGATAAGCAGGGTGCACAGTATATTAATGTAACCGGTGGTGAGCCATTGGCGCAAAAACGGGTGCATGATTTGATGCGCCAATTATGCGATGCTGGCTACCATGTTTCATTAGAAACCAGCGGTGCATTGAGTGTCTCTGAGGTCGACCAGCGTGTTATTAAAGTACTAGACGTTAAAACCCCGGGTTCTGGTGAGATGGCTAAAAACCTTCATGAAAATTATCAATACCTAGCAAAAGGTGATCAAGTAAAATACGTTATTTGTGATAAAACAGATTTTGATTGGTCGAAACAACACATGCAAGAGCATGAGCTGGCCGATAAATGCGAAATACTGTTTTCACCGGTGCAAGGGCAGCTTCAAGCAGTAGATCTTGCAAATTGGGTGATAGAGGAAAAGCTGCCAGTAAGATTTCAGATTCAGCTCCATAAATACTTGTGGGGCGACACGCCCGGTAAGTAA
- a CDS encoding ANTAR domain-containing protein: MKTKVLLFNTTADELLDIQERLSETSYEIIAITSDLSDISQAALSGSVDLVMAVTDKRFGQLFTCVQQINLHKPIPVVVFTYDDSRDVIQLAIKAGVSAYIVDGLQAKRMLSILDTARFRFNEQQSIKNELEKTKNTLSERKFIDKAKGILMQRSNINEDAAYKAMRKMAMDKNIKMAELAKSVISASELIT, encoded by the coding sequence ATGAAAACAAAAGTTCTATTATTTAACACAACCGCCGATGAACTGCTTGATATTCAAGAGCGTTTGTCTGAAACAAGCTACGAAATAATAGCGATCACCTCAGACTTGAGTGATATCAGCCAAGCAGCGTTATCGGGTTCTGTGGATCTTGTTATGGCGGTCACTGATAAACGGTTCGGTCAATTATTTACCTGTGTACAGCAGATTAATTTGCATAAGCCAATCCCTGTTGTTGTCTTCACTTACGACGACAGCAGGGATGTTATTCAATTAGCCATTAAAGCAGGTGTTAGCGCTTATATAGTTGACGGTCTTCAAGCCAAACGGATGCTGTCTATTTTGGACACAGCTCGCTTTCGTTTTAACGAGCAACAAAGTATTAAAAACGAACTTGAAAAGACCAAAAATACCTTAAGCGAACGTAAATTTATTGATAAAGCTAAAGGAATTTTGATGCAACGTTCAAATATTAATGAAGATGCAGCCTATAAAGCCATGCGTAAGATGGCAATGGATAAGAATATTAAGATGGCTGAGTTGGCAAAAAGTGTTATTTCAGCCAGTGAATTAATCACATAG
- a CDS encoding P-loop NTPase fold protein produces the protein MASIIDKAKEPNQGDLLEIEKYTNGLIRFIETSATPITIGIQGKWGSGKTLLLNTIRGELCDQEGTKHYPVWLNTWEYSILSEPDETLVKIIIGLIDQIGLLTKKSSKDSFKKVSAIGKSLLSRASKAGDVIGMAAGVASDAVDMSASECSSTIGRNRSRSVAYSRAVY, from the coding sequence GTGGCTAGTATAATTGACAAAGCAAAAGAGCCTAATCAAGGCGACTTGTTAGAGATTGAAAAATATACGAACGGACTCATACGTTTTATAGAAACCTCTGCCACCCCTATTACTATTGGGATTCAAGGGAAGTGGGGGAGTGGGAAGACCTTGTTATTAAATACAATTCGAGGTGAGTTGTGTGACCAAGAAGGAACAAAGCATTATCCTGTATGGCTAAATACTTGGGAATATTCCATATTATCTGAGCCCGATGAAACGTTAGTTAAAATCATTATTGGTTTAATCGACCAAATTGGCTTACTTACCAAGAAATCCTCTAAAGATTCATTCAAAAAAGTCTCAGCTATTGGCAAATCATTATTATCTAGGGCTTCAAAAGCGGGTGACGTAATAGGTATGGCTGCTGGCGTTGCTAGTGATGCTGTTGATATGAGTGCTTCTGAATGTTCTAGTACAATTGGAAGAAACAGGTCCAGATCAGTGGCTTATTCAAGGGCAGTATACTAA
- the ybgF gene encoding tol-pal system protein YbgF: protein MSKKTIGRFAALMLMSGAASAALPPVVDGTSGRLSVAPAQTSAASLLGMYNRLEQLQREVQQMRGQIEEQNYLIETLKKRQRDLYLDTDRRIVQLEAGKKTLPNIGQLTPVEAQNGVPAQTVQSSVVAGGHDKLAYDKAFSSLKSGRYQQSITDFTEFVSSFPNSIYIPNALYWLGEASYVNRDFKRAFDEFSKVISQYPAHSKAKDAMLKVGFIQYENKQWQQATVTLEKVTAAYPGTTVASLAKKRLAKMRQDKH, encoded by the coding sequence ATGAGTAAAAAAACAATAGGGCGGTTTGCCGCCTTAATGCTTATGAGTGGGGCTGCTTCGGCAGCCCTACCGCCAGTTGTGGATGGCACTAGTGGGCGCTTATCGGTAGCACCCGCGCAAACATCGGCTGCTAGCTTGTTAGGTATGTACAACCGGCTTGAGCAGCTTCAGCGTGAAGTTCAGCAAATGCGTGGTCAAATTGAAGAGCAAAACTACCTAATTGAAACGCTGAAAAAACGTCAGCGTGATTTATATCTTGATACCGATAGACGAATTGTCCAATTAGAAGCCGGTAAAAAAACCTTGCCAAACATCGGGCAGCTAACGCCAGTCGAAGCGCAAAATGGCGTACCGGCTCAAACGGTTCAGTCATCAGTGGTGGCAGGCGGGCACGATAAGCTGGCATACGATAAGGCATTTTCAAGCTTAAAGTCGGGTCGATATCAGCAGTCAATTACCGACTTTACGGAGTTTGTTTCTAGTTTTCCTAACAGTATTTATATACCCAATGCTCTGTATTGGTTAGGCGAAGCGAGTTATGTAAACCGCGATTTTAAGCGTGCGTTTGATGAGTTTAGCAAAGTGATATCGCAGTACCCCGCACATTCAAAGGCAAAAGATGCGATGTTGAAAGTCGGCTTTATTCAATACGAAAATAAACAATGGCAACAAGCAACGGTAACGTTAGAAAAAGTGACTGCAGCGTACCCAGGAACCACCGTAGCCAGCCTCGCCAAGAAAAGGCTTGCCAAAATGCGGCAAGATAAACATTAA
- the queC gene encoding 7-cyano-7-deazaguanine synthase QueC, with amino-acid sequence MSKKAVVLVSGGLDSATVLAIAKEQGYECYALSFDYGQRHNSELEAASQLAKTFNVSEHKTIKLGMGEFGGSALTDENINVPIEKSAGIPVTYVPARNTVFLSIALGWAEVLDAWDIFIGVNAVDYSGYPDCRPEFIKAFESLANLATKAGVEQGKFKIHTPLINLSKAQIIAKGDALKVDYSATVSCYQANAKGEACGECESCRLRKQGFEKAHLADVTRYQY; translated from the coding sequence ATGTCTAAAAAAGCAGTAGTATTAGTTTCCGGTGGGTTAGATTCAGCCACCGTTTTGGCGATCGCCAAAGAACAAGGTTATGAGTGTTATGCACTCAGTTTTGATTACGGGCAGCGCCATAATTCTGAATTGGAGGCGGCTAGCCAGTTAGCTAAAACTTTTAATGTCTCAGAACACAAAACAATAAAATTAGGAATGGGTGAATTTGGTGGCTCTGCGCTAACAGATGAAAACATAAACGTTCCGATTGAAAAGTCAGCGGGCATTCCTGTCACCTACGTACCAGCGAGAAATACGGTTTTTCTTTCTATAGCACTAGGTTGGGCAGAAGTGCTAGATGCGTGGGATATCTTTATTGGCGTTAATGCGGTGGATTACTCGGGCTACCCCGATTGCCGCCCTGAGTTTATTAAGGCGTTTGAGAGCTTGGCTAACTTAGCCACTAAAGCAGGCGTTGAACAAGGTAAGTTTAAAATACACACACCGCTAATTAACCTCAGTAAGGCTCAAATAATAGCAAAAGGTGATGCCTTAAAGGTCGATTACAGCGCAACGGTGTCTTGTTATCAAGCCAATGCAAAGGGTGAAGCATGTGGTGAATGCGAATCGTGCCGTTTACGTAAGCAAGGTTTTGAAAAGGCGCATCTAGCCGACGTCACCCGCTATCAGTACTAA